The sequence AAACAGTTCATCGAGAATCACTACAAGAATTATCTCCAAGGATTGCAGGATCGCAAAGACAGGTGTGTATATATCTATACATACATAATTGTCGTTCCTTTCTACTATTTCTAATTCTCGTTTTCAATATATGGTTTCGAATTGCGGTTTGGAACTGAATTCTAGCTGAATCAGATGTAGTTTCTTAGTTTCNNNNNNNNNNNNNNNNNNNNNNNNNNNNNNNNNNNNNNNNNNNNNNNNNNNNNNNNNNNNNNNNNNNNNNNNNNNNNNNNNNNNNNNNNNNNNNNNNNNNNNNNNNNNNNNNNNNNNNNNNNNNNNNNNNNNNNNNNNNNNNNNNGCGAGTGCAGCAATGATCGCAATTGTTTTGCATTTGATTTGGTGCTTAGCTTAATGTAATCTCAATTCTCAAATGTGGATTCACGAATGTTATTTTGATTATCATATGCGATGTTTTagacagaaataaataaataaataaataaaaagtgctGTTTCGCTTTAATTAGCATTTTGTGATGATGACGCCTGTAAACTCAAACTGTATTTATTCTATTAATTAATCAATTTATTGAGTTTAGTCTTACGAGAAAAGAAAAGCTGTTAGAAatttagaatagaataaatttgaTGCTGCActagttttttcctttttttcttaaaCATATTTATTTGTGAATTAAAAATCTTGATGTCATCTATTTAATTGCTCCTTTTAAAAACATTTGCTTCATTTGTATATAGAAAGAGTTACTTGGAAGTGGTTGATTGGTGCAGTGACTTTAGTGAATTTTACTTCATAGGACAGAATTCTCGTCACTAATTGCCTAAACTGAAGAAGGAGGGAAAAAAGAAGTATTGATCTTAATTGCTTATTATTGGTGTGTTTTCAGACGTAGAGAGCTACAGAGGAAAGTGCAGGAAGCTCAAATATCGGTTGAAGAGCGGGAGGAGATGATGAGGAATTTGGAGAGGAGAGAAACAGAGTATATGAGGCTTCAGAGACGTAAAGTTGGAATTGATGATTTTGAGCAATTAACAGTAATTGGTAAAGGGGCTTTTGGTGAGGtacataataaatattttagatcaTGTTATATTATAAACTTTAGATTCCTTCATATATAGTATCTAATAATTTGTTAGGATGACTTAATTTTGTTTTGTTACCAGTTAAAGATTTTTGCAGTCATCCAATCATGCTTTACAATTTAATAGAAGTGTTTGACTCTAATAATAATTGTCTCAAAAGGAGATTGAATAATGAATATGATTTGTCGACAGTACAAATGCATCAAATTTAATCTCTTGTTCCTTTATGTTATGTTCTTAACTTTCTTTGAAAAATGTAGGTGAGGCTATGTCGTGCTAAAGGTACAGGAGAGGTTTTTGCCATGAAGAAGTTAAAGAAGTCAGAAATGCTTAGCCGCGGACAGGTATTGCAGTAATGAAGTAAAATTCATAAATCATCAATTCTTTTTTCATGATTTCCTCTGGCAGAGTTTTAGAGGCCATACCAATAATGCTACATAAATCCAAATCCAAATTTATATAAGATATCAGTGTTGGTACTTGGAATTTATTATTCATTTGAGGTTGTGCTGTGTGTTGGATGtccttttttttagaaaaataaaaaatcagtgcAAGTAGATAAAATATTGTCATTACTTGTTAAAGTTCATTGGACCTTTGGAATCAATTTATACGCTTCGTTTCTCACAATTTCCATTCAAATTTAGGTTGAACATGTTCGATCAGAGAGGAACTTGCTGGCAGAGGTTGACAGTAGATGCATAGTAAAACTCCATTATTCGTTCCAAGATGCAGATTTCTTATATCTCATCATGGAATATTTACCTGGTGGTGACATTATGACATTGTTGATGAGAgaagatattctttctgaggatGTTGCTCGTTTCTACATTGCTGAAAGCATTCTTGCTATTCACTCAATACATCAGTACAACTATGTCCACAGGTATGGCTATTGTCAAACTGTCCAAGTTTAGGATAATATGTTTTTGGAAACAAAATTTGTGCTTAGTCTAATGTATTCTTCTTGTAGGGATATAAAACCAGATAACCTGATACTGGATAAAAATGGCCATTTGAAGCTTTCGGACTTTGGATTATGTAAGCCTCTTGATGATAAGTATTCAAGTATATTGGAAAATGAAGATTTTACCAGTCAAGAATCAACTAGTGAAACTGATGGATACTCTGTGTCCCCTTGGTTGATGCCTAAGGAACAATTACAGCAGTGGAAACGTAATCGGCGAACATTGGTAGGCCTTCCCCACCCAAAACACACACACATTTTAAGTTATCTAGTTTGTATTGTTGGTTTAACAAGCAAATAATCCAAGTATAAGAACTATGAATCAATGACTAAATTGTTTTCAATATTTATTATGCTACCACTGTACAAGTCAAAGCGATTTATAtattgtttttttaatttttatatatacatatatagcctGTCAACCATTAGCAACTTTTACACTTTCTTAGGCATATTCAACGGTTGGAACTCTTGATTATATGGCACCTGAAGTTTTGCTCAAGAAGGGATATGGAATGGAATGTGATTGGTGGTCTCTTGGGGCAATCATGTATGAGATGCTTATTGGGTATCCTCCCTTCTGTTCTGATGATCCAAGGATGGCCTGCCGAAAGGTATTATGGTTCATTTAATTTGTTACACTATTCATATCTTGTATCTATTCATAACAACCTGGAGTTTTTGTATTGTGGCAGATTGTTAACTGGAGAACATGCCTGAAATTCCCTGAAGAACCCAAGATATCAGCTGAAGCTAAGGATCTCATATGTCGCTTACTATGTGATGTTGACACTAGACTAGGAACCAGAGGAATAGAAGAAATAAAGGTAAATATTCTTTTAACTATATCCCTATCAGTATAATATTTTGTTAGTACGCTTCTTAAACTATATTCCTTATTTTGATTTCTTAGTTTCTAACCACTTATTTGGGGCATGATGATTACTAAGTGAAACATTTAGAAAGTTGCTTGTTATGCACCCAGAAATTTCGAGATATTATTAATTTGCTCACGCCCCCTGCTTACATAATGATGAATATTTTAGGCTCATCCATGGTTCAAGAGTGTTCAGTGGGATCTGCTTTATGAATCAGAGGCTGCATTTAAACCTACAGTTACTGGAGACTTGGATACGCAAAATTTTGAGAAGTTTCCTGATGTAAGTGATAAAAATTTATGCATAGGAAATTATTTAAATTGTTGTATAATATAATTCGTTGCTGGCTCTAAAATCATTTTCTTTTTACCGAACATTTCAACAAAGTATATGAAATGTTGATAGGCAGTGTTAAGATAATATTCTAATGGTAGAGACCATGTAAAGGATTAGCTTTCCTCACAATTTAAGTGATTTGGTAGAAGTTCATATTCATAAATGGTTTTATATTTAACAATCACATTTGCCTAATTTTCTGTTTCATCTATAATGATTTAGATTCTTTAGATATTGATATAAATGGGTAGGGACAAATTATAAACAAATTATTTGAAGTTGTGCTGTGAGCATTTTGCAAATGTTCAAAGAGACAAGTTTAAATGCTAGCTAAAATGattattcatttattttcttagggTAACACTTTTTCCTCACTCTTTTAGGTGTGGATTTTTTATCTTTCCAGATGTATTACCCTTTCAAATTTGTTATTATTTGCAGACATGGAATCAGTGACAATATTTCTAAAACTCTCATTTATTAATAGTTTCAAGTACAGAATTTGATTTGCTCCTTCGGTTTTCTTACTTCAGAAGAACATCTAAACCGATGTTTATTTTTTTCCATTGGCAGATAGAAGGTCCACCATCTGTAACTGCAACTGTAGGACCTTGGCGAAAGGTAACCACTTCTGCTGTGGCTTATACTTTATTGAAATCCTCAGTAAGATCCTTTTGGTTTTATCATTTCTTACAGATATTTTACTTATGTTTTTGACATACTTGCAGATGTTGACATCCAAAGACACCAATTTCATAGGATATACTTTTAAGAAATCAGACATTCTTAAATCACTTGAAAATTCAGGTATACAAATTATTATGCTTGATACCTTTGCATTGTAAGATTATAATATGGACTTATGCTGTTCTATTTGGTGGTTTCCTAGGTTTAAGTTTACATGAATTAAGAAAGTTGGTGTAGTTCATGCAGATACCTTCTGatgatattatattattttactaCCAAAACTTAAGAGATAACAGAGTGGCACATAAAGTTATGATAAAGTTACTTTGATAAGTACACATAAGTTAGTTTGGTCTAAATATTTTAACATTCCACCTCTAATTTTTAGCCATAAATGAAGATATTTTCATTGAACTAGTGTCATTTTAAactaacaaaataaattaaattaatggtTTCAGGTGCAGACGTTAAAGTAAATGGATCATCAAATGCCCCATCATTGATATCCTTATTAGGTATGCTCAGTTATATCTACTGCCTAGCTAGATGCACTCTAAAGACGTATGCACAGTCTTTCTTCTGGTTCTCATATGGAAGGAGCAAATTAACTTACACGTTTACGACCTTTTTGAGAAGAAATACTTCGAAAAAATAAATATTGCACAAGAGCACTTATTTGCATAGCTTGATCTGCACCTTAACCATGTTGTATACGATCGATGTGTTCCTAACTAATAGCATAGGCTTACGGGAGAAATATAGTACATAACATGGTCTTGATATTATAACTTTTATGGCTAAAATGTCTACATTTGATTCTTGCCACCTCTAATTctccaaaagaaaaattaaatttcaacgCAAGATTAGGTACACTTGTATTGTCTGTTTCAAGCtcagaaaagatttttaaaaaatgcaTGAGGGTTAGAAACCATGCATGTGCCTACCTGATAATTAAAGTTTTGGGGAACATGGTTCATGAAAATTGTTTGATTCTCATAATTGGGTTAGAGATGTTATTTAATATGTAAAAATTGATACTCTATATTTAGGAACACTCGTTAAATTGTACACATATATGCAAAGAATATTTAATCTGGTGAAGAAGGTTCAACCAGGCTCTATAACACACTATGGTTGTGCAGGTAGGATTGATTTGCAAGATACCGTCATCCCAGAAACTGAGCAGAAGCCATAAACTTGAATGAAAACCCTTGCATGTTTAATGTACTGGATTTGATCCTGTATGCTATTCTTTATGCTTGTCAATTTGAAGATTATAGAGTGATTGAATGTTAGCAAGCATGCATGTTCATAACTCATTACAGCCAAATACTGCAGTCGGTAAATACGGTAAGATCATGGGATTGGATTCATCACTCATTCATGGTGGACTTTAGTACCTTGCGGCTCACTTCACTACTACTGCTTTCTGCACtgtcaaaaacccaaaaagatgaTTCCATATATTGTGACACCAAGTCAAAGCTGTGCTGTTCGTATATATAATCCTATATACATATTCAGTTTCACTTATGCTGTTCAGTGTTCAGTGATGAAAAAATTTTGGCTCCCATTCTTTTTGTTGTACACAAATTTCCTGACCCAATTTCTCAaagcaatttttatttttttaactagtATCTTAAATCACAGGCTACTACTGTTATGATCATGGTTTTTGGGGAATTCTAGTATTACTTTTTTTGAAAGAAATAAAGCAAATTTGTTCTTTTTCCTTGGGTTATATATAGGTACAAACATAATTAATAGTCACATGGAATGGAATGAATGAATGGCATGGGAGTTTAAATGAGTATCTTCGTAGTTGTGTGTACAATGTCAGATTAAATCATATATGATCACATGTCTGTGGGGTCGAGGTTTTAATTAACTTATGATGATGATGCATATTATTACTAAATAAGATGAAAGTATGACAATATATTTTTTACTTTATTCAAAtgataaaaatagtttttatgtAAAGATAATAATTGATACGTGGATACATGTTATAGTCAAATTGATCATCTCTAacgtgaaaactcaggtgaagtcgacttcacgtgaagttgatatctaagaaccgttagatgatttgactgatttgactaaattttcatccaatgactttcaggtatcaacttcatgtgaagtcgacttcacttgAGTTTCCACCATCATCTaacgacttcacctgagtttttaccTTATTAAAAACAGTGTTAGATTATGAaaaggaaatttttttttgaaaaataacattatctttaaattttctgttttggccttgaatttatttatatataaaccaTTTAACTATTGGATTATCCTCCACATTATTGGAGGAGTACTTTCGGCTAGTTCTTTGCACACACATCCAAATCATGAAAGATGAAATATCACCATCTTTGCCATCACGAATGTATTCACACACGCAATAATTTCTCAAATGAATTCAAGGACCTTGGTCGGTCGGTAGCATGCCTTGAGTGCAGTGCTGCATCAAAGAGCACCGAATGCGTTGCACTTGATCATCTATCACCTTTCTATTTCATACTGTACTTTCTGATAATTATTATAacctaaaaaaaaacaaaaaatgttaAAGTAAACCAAAATAGATGAAGCAGCATCAGGGTCCACAGATGGTAGAAGAATGGATAAAGAGCATGATATGTCGTGTATTtgatcatgattttttttttttttttagttttgatttGTTATTCAATTTAATCTCGCGTTTGATCAAATTAATCTGTTAGTATATTTTTCTATTTCCGCCATCACACCAGTGCCGACAATTATCAATTTATCATGCAAATCTAGACTCAAAAGAAATGACACCTTTATCTGTTCAATTCCGTTACCAACAGGCATTTC is a genomic window of Arachis ipaensis cultivar K30076 chromosome B06, Araip1.1, whole genome shotgun sequence containing:
- the LOC107605670 gene encoding serine/threonine-protein kinase tricorner, which produces MDGYDGTVRLGAINLKQHDLRAGAAGEFDSGPDVSVSSPVTRQKAAAAKQFIENHYKNYLQGLQDRKDRRRELQRKVQEAQISVEEREEMMRNLERRETEYMRLQRRKVGIDDFEQLTVIGKGAFGEVRLCRAKGTGEVFAMKKLKKSEMLSRGQVEHVRSERNLLAEVDSRCIVKLHYSFQDADFLYLIMEYLPGGDIMTLLMREDILSEDVARFYIAESILAIHSIHQYNYVHRDIKPDNLILDKNGHLKLSDFGLCKPLDDKYSSILENEDFTSQESTSETDGYSVSPWLMPKEQLQQWKRNRRTLAYSTVGTLDYMAPEVLLKKGYGMECDWWSLGAIMYEMLIGYPPFCSDDPRMACRKIVNWRTCLKFPEEPKISAEAKDLICRLLCDVDTRLGTRGIEEIKAHPWFKSVQWDLLYESEAAFKPTVTGDLDTQNFEKFPDIEGPPSVTATVGPWRKMLTSKDTNFIGYTFKKSDILKSLENSGADVKVNGSSNAPSLISLLGRIDLQDTVIPETEQKP